A region of the Anolis sagrei isolate rAnoSag1 chromosome 4, rAnoSag1.mat, whole genome shotgun sequence genome:
ggggacagggtgcaAAGACACCTTGTTCTGTTGTCCCTGTACTGTAcgatgggagaaggagggagggtgcatggGGCATCATGAGGCGCCATGTGCTACTGCAGGTGAAAAATGAAAGTttcattttcaaaaatgaaaatgagTGAACTGGAATGCCATTATGTCAGTGAGAACCTTTGTGTAAATATCTGTGAGAGCATTCATTCATATATTATAtagtttatatatacacacaaaggcaTGCAAACACACCAACATAGTTCGGAGAAAAGGTGACTTGCAAGACATATTGGCTTCTTTGATCAGGGTTGTCTCAGAATATAATAAACAGGAGAGGGGTGTCAAATGCAGCTAGGAGTTATACCAGATTCTGTGTAGCAATTCCACATTTATAATGTTCATTTTTAAACTGTGGATGAAATTCTTCAGTGAGCCTCCTTCCTACTTCTATTAATGAAATCCCAGTCACATACACCATTCTGTTTACATTTCTATTGCTGTTTCCCCTTTCACTTGTTGCCACCTGCTATCTTGCCACTCTAAAGCCAATGAGCAAGTAAGTGGTCATAGCTGCTCCTTCTTTTATTCACCAGTCTTTGTCTTACTTATCAATCAAAGGCCTCTAAGAACTACTTATTCTCCCTTCAGGCAGAATAATTCAGGATGCactattttccaaaatggtgttgGTTCTGAAAGCCAAAGTCAAATGATCCAAAATTATCAGTCAATGTTGTTAAAAACGAACTCTAATATGCAAGATTTAATCCAAAAATACATGTGGCAAGTTAGATTCTCCCAGGCCCAGTTGTTGCTCACACATCCCAGCAAAACCAGACAGTTCATTCCCAATACTGAGTCTAAGTTATCCAGTAGGCTATAAGTCACTGCTGCCAGTAATCTCAGACTAGATAGAGGCATTGAACCTCAAACTTGAAAATTATTGGTGAAACTTTTTTTCTGATTATATTAAtagaaaagtaaaggttttccctgactaagtctagtcgtgttcgactcGGGGTgtgtgggtgctcatctccatttctaagctgaaaagctggtgttgtccatagacacctccaaggtcaagtggccagcatgactgcatggagtgctgttaccatcccgcagaagcagtatctattgatctactcacatttgcatgttttctaactgctaggttgagagaagctgggcctaacagagggagTTAACCCCGTTTCCCGGATTTgagccgccaacctttcagtcagcaagttcagcagctcagtggtttaaccctctgtgccaccagaGGGTCTTATTAATAGAAAACATTGTAGTTAAAAGCTGATCAAGTACCTAATTACAGGAGTAAAGGATCAAAATTGTCTCAAAGCTTCGCTGAGTTACCTTGCATTTTAAAAGAGGTAATCAATCACCTTCCACTGATTTTGGTGATCAACCAGGGTGCTTATTTCAGTTTCAGCATTTTAGTTATAGATAGTACTCTTCTTCGGGCTTTAATGTATTTCAAAATCTCAATCGTTAATTTGTGTATAAATCCCCTGTCCGACACACCAGAAAGGGTAGTTGCGGCAGCGCGCATTCCCTCTATCTGCCATTGTGCTAAGGCTGGTTCTCCCCAGCAGCATCTGTCCTTGACGCACCCCAGATGCAAGTTTGGCTGGCTGACCAATCAGTAGGAAGCTGCCAAGCTCTCTCTAATTGACCAGAAGGGGGTGGACCTGAGTGAAAACATCAGTGACACTGAACTTATCCTCAGCTTCTTACAACTATTTGAGACGAACGGATAGaattttgcaaaactacaaaataTATGTCATTGACAGGATGATAAATAAGATGAAAGAAATGTCAATTATGACTGATGACCAAGGAAAATACAAGCCCTATTATACTAATTTCTCACCTGCTCACTTGCTTTGTTGTCATCCAAACACTCCGGAAGGTTTTGGGAAGCAGAAGAGCTATTGTTGTTCACAGCTATGTTTGGATCCGCCATGGAAAAAACAGGAATGAGAGGTCGAAGAAATCTGAACTCACTGCTCAGGGATCCATTGGTTAAACACACATCATATTGATAATTCCTGGAAAGTGATCCACTCTGAGAATCGGTACAGTTCTCTGGAATGGCAGGTGGAAAGTAGGGAGGAGCAACGATAAAACTGCTTCCATGGTCTTTCTTGCACATCTTGATAccaataaaggaaacaatgcaaaGGAGGAACACAAAAGAGACAGATGCCAGGCAAATCACCAAATACATAGTCAAGGTTCCCTCATCTTCAGGGTCCTGCTGACGGACATCCACCACCTTCAAGTAAGGATCAGAAAAGCCATCAACCAGAAGAATATTGAGCATTGCAGTGCTGGTCTGAGGAGGGACACCATTGTCTCTGACTGCAATAACAAGCCTCTGTTTGTTGGTATCTTTCTCAGTGAGTTGTCTTCTGGTTTTCAGTTCTCCATTCTGGGCTCCAATGCTGAAAAGACCAGGGTCTGTGGCCTTCAGGAGTTCAAAGGAGAGCCAAGAGTTCTGACCAGAATCTCCATCCACAGCCACCACTTTGGTGATCAGGTAGCCAGCCTCTGCCATCTTGGGAAGCAGCTCATTGCAGGGGGATGTACTGTTTTGAAGGGGATACAGGAAGAAGGGAGCATTGTCATTTTCATCTGTGACAATGACATGAACAATTACATCTGAGCTCATGGGCGGATTACCACTGTCCGTTGTCTTCACTGTGACTTTGAAATCTTTAATTTTCTCATAGTCTAGAGATCGAAGGGCATACATGTTTCCTGTTTCAGAGTTGATGGAGATGTAAGAGGCTACGGGACCACCACCAATATTCCCAGGTAAAAGAGAGTAGGACAGTTTGCCATTCTGTTCTGTATCCAGATCAACAGCCTGAACTGACCCAATAAGTAGTCCTGGAATGTTATTTTCTTGTATCCACATTTCAAACAAAGACTTTTCAAATACTGGAGCATTGTCATTGACATCTGAGATCTGCACATGAATAATTCTTGTTGAGGTGAGCCTAGGAGATCCACGATCAATTGCTGTGATGGTGACATTGTATTCTGCAACCTTCTCTCTGTCCAGGGCACTTTGAATTAGAAGCTGGTAAAAGTTATTTGTAGTAACTTTTAATACAAAGGGCAAATTCATATCCAGAGAACAAAGAGTTTGGCCATTGTCTCCAGAGTCTTGGTCTTTGACACTAAAAAGGACAACGAGTGTCTCAAGTGGAGAATCCTCTGGCAAAGGGCTGTTGATTGATATGACTGAAACTTCTGGGGCATTGTCATTCATATCCTCAACTTCCACCAGGACCTTGCAGTGCCCTGAAAGACCACCTCCATCTGTTGCTTTAATAGTCATTTCATAATTGGTTTCTTTTTCATAATCTATTTCTCCCAAAACAGTGATTTCTCCAGTCATTTCATTCAAATTGAACAAATTATGAATTTTTTCAGGTATTCGATAGAATGAGTAGGTGATTTGAGCATTTGATCCAAAATCCAAATCTCTGGCTTCTACTCTCAATACCAAAGTATCCCTTGGACAGTTTTCCTTCAATATTGCTTTGTACTCAGACTGAGTAAATTCAGGAAAGTTATCATTATTATCCAGAACATTAACATTAATTTGAATTGTGCCCATTCTCTGGGGTACTCCTCCATCAACAGCTGTAAGTGTCAGCTCCAAATGTGGCTCTTTCTCTCTGTCCAGTGCTTTCTCTAGGATGAGATCTACATATTTGCTTCCATCAGTATTGCTTTCCAGACCTAGGTGAAAATATTCATTGGGACTGAGGGTGTAGTTTTGGATGCTGTTTTCTCCCAGGTCCTCATCCCGGGCAGATTCCAAGGGGAATCTTGTCTTTGTGGGAACGTTCTCGGGAATTTCAAactggaaaacatttttaaagaattttggAGCATTGTCATTAACATCCTCTACCTTTATTTCAACACTATAAATCTTCAgagggttttggagcacaatttgagagACAAGTAAACAGGGTTCTGTCTGTCCACATAAAGTTTCTCTATCTATTTTGTCATTTATAAGCAGATTTCCAGAGTGGGTATCAAGGCGGAAATACTGCTTAGAGGTTTCAGATACTAGCTGGGCTCTGCGAGCAGAGAGCTCCCTGACTCCCAGTTTCAAATCCTTCAAGACGTTAGCCACAAGAGAGCCAGTTTTCTTCTCTTCAGGCACAGAATAATGGATTGAGACACACAGTACATCTGTAACACAAAGGAATAGTAAAAAGCACAGACCTTGTTGATTCTTGAAGTAGTCTTCCATGGTTCACACCTCTTGCTCTCAATCCTTTTTGTTTCAATTTCTGATGCAAATGTAAAGACTTTGTCTGATGAAGAAATTAATTTTCTTCTGCTAATTGGAGTAATCCACTGAACATGATCTTTTTTCATACAAAGGTTAGCGATCCCCCTTCTGGAATAATTCTGCCCACAGTTCTCTGTGAATTGCTTTGCACATGAAAATTCTGTTTTCAGTTATCTATTGGCCTATATTGCCACCCTGTGGCTGAATGTTGCTGCAGCCATTAGGACTCCTTATTTCTCACTGAACACAGTGTACAATAACCTTAATTTAAAAGTTTTGGATAGCGGGTTAACCACTCTTCCTTCCAGCTGATTTGTACCAGAAAGCTTCTGAATAATCACATATGAGCCTTGTGCTATAATTTGAGTTGAATGAAACAAAATCTTTGTCCAGAACCTGGAAACACCCACATACACCGAATaccaaacaattttattgattagccagttggccttatgaaaacagacagtgcaaacacaacatacaacatacaatttgttctcttaaaataaaatacaaatatacaggtgtATGTTAGCttgaaaccaatgtagcttacatgaagatatatgcatcaactatcctcgtctcccctacattgcaccccaatcagatctatgtactccgatctccttttagcagctttaaacaaataaagggcatcTACATACACATTTGTTATTTCCTGTTAATCTTTTGATCTGAAGACTTACAATTTTTCAGTTTTATAATTGACAGATATAGAATAATGATGCGGGGCCTTTTTTCACTTTACCAGGAAAAAGCAAATATGTTGCCTTGGTTATTATGCTCAATGTGTGTTCAACAACTTGAACAAAATGAATCAGCAGCTCTTGAATATTGCTTTCATGTAACTAAACATTGTAGAAAGACACTTCCATCTCTTGAATGTGTCACTGACATTAGGAATATTAATAATTGTCATAGAAGTGAATTAGGGGAAAACCCCTCTGGGTGGCTGTAGTGATGGTTCTATACTCAGAGACATGTTCTCTGTCCAGAACTGCTGAGTCACAAGCTGGAAGCAATTGTTCTCAATGACACTTAGTACAACAGGCAGGTCTGCCTCAGTAGTACAaagaaatcctgctatggcttaCACACAGTTTCTTTCTGGGACACAGAAGAGGAATGCCACAGCATCTACAAAAGAGTGTTTTGGAAATAGACCAGCGCTATATGCTTTAGTCACCTCCAGAACTGTCATTCTAATCCGCAACCTCTACAATGATTTTGTAGTGAGCAGAGAATCCTCTCCTATAGGTAGCTCTGCCCACTTCAATTGTTGCTATAATGTTCAAGTTAGCCAGTGTGAATGATATGAACACTACAAATATTAGATATCTGCATAGAAACAAAATCTTTCCTATTTATTGCAGTTGTTGGTGCTTGAGACCAAGGCATCCAATGTGATCTTTTTTTCATCAGTTTCCCTTCACATAGAAAAGTGTCAAACAGAGAAAATGTATTGTTAACCTTCAGAACAGATTATTAGACATCTATTAAGCATCTCTTCATCCACAAATATTCATCTCCAATATCAGTTATGTATACTATTGTTGTGCATACTATTGGAGGCTgtagtggcacagagggttaaaccactgagctgttgaatttgctgaccaaaaggttggtggttcaaatctggaaaaCGGGAGTAAgatctcgctgttagccccagcttctgtcaatctagcagttcaacaacatgcaaatgtgagtagatcaatatgtaccgcttcagtgggaagataatagcactcatgctggccacattaccttggaggtgtctatagatgccagctctttggcttaggaatggagatgagcaccaccacgcacagtcagacacaactagacttaatgccaagagaaaacctttaccttttatactaTTGTTATGATGGTTTTGCACATCTGTTCCATATTGTTCATAAGGAGTAAATGTATTTTTGTCTGAATCTGAGCCCTTTCCAGAAGAGGTTATATATTCACTTGAGTCTTCTCAGATAATCTGAAAAGATCTGATTTGAAAAATTAGGAGAGTTATTGACAATCCCTATTACAGGTTCAGTCCTGTGCTACTATGGTGGCACAGGACTGAATGATTTGAATAGACTTATCCTTCAGCTAACCAGAGATTATTGGACTATTTTTTTCATGTAATAGCACATTCTTAAATTTACTTATtaggtgtgatttttttttttggtaacgtTTAGAGTCTAACAAGCTCACACAGCAACTACCTCCTTGCAGTCCACTTTCAAATCTTTTAGAAACCATGTTTATCACATTTCATCAATAATATTTGCCACAGTGTGATAGTAGCACCCCCATTTTTGGAGTGGCAAATTTGATATTTGTGTGTTCCTTGCATAAGAGTTACAGAGCTATTTGGAGCTGATTccaccttcctttcttctgtctctgaaggcaaagcagtttaaaaactataacACTGACATCTCTGGAACTCcagtcttccctccttcctcctgtttccttcctccaaagagcatcatttcagattttgtaaatgGCCTTGTCTTCAGAGGAAGGAGGGAATTCTATAGACCTCATTATATATATTTAGAAATTGCCTTGCTTTTGGAGAATGAAGGGTGAATCAGACCCAAATGGCCCTgcagtttaaaaaacaataaaaacaaacagaaactgaCTAGTTGTTTTGAGGCTGGAtcatctctcctctttctcccctttgagAAATAAGGCATTTAATTTTTGTGAAGCAAAACCCACAGAAAATAGAGAATCAAAGGcagatgtcccccccccccttttttttttttttttttttttttgtgcaggGGCATCAACAAGTTTgaaattcttgattttttttatataccGGTATATGTTGCCTGCTTGGTTTCCATTGTAAGAGGCCTTTGTTTCTATTTGTTTTCAGTGCAGTTAAGTTAGAACAGAACCTTGCAGCTGATGTCTAGGGCTCTGGATTTTCCAAACCTTTTCAATCAACTGTCCAAAAGATGGTGGAAGATCCTCAtccattttgtgtcctggctttcagtggggTTCCCCCGATCCATTTCGACTAAACTTTTCCAGCCTGCTGACCCAAGGGGAAAGGCCAGCCCAgtaacttattttatttttaaaggctttttaaaaggggttttttttgtgtcccAGTGCCCTGCTGGAAAGTCCAGCAGGGCATGTGGACACCCCACCCCCCAGAAAAGCACGTactttctggatgtgggtggactagaAGCCGGGAACAAtcgtgtttttaaaatgcaattttcccagGTTAAAGGGATATCTGGAACCACACTGGGTTGTTTCAGAATtttataaatagagaaaaatccaATATAGCTAGGTGTTATACCAAAATTTGTGGACAATTCCACATTCGTAGCAttcatattttattgttttttattttattgtgactgTGGATACAACCTTCAATGAGTCTCTTCCCTACCTACTATTAATGAAATATGAGACACAGACAGCATTCTCTCTATATTGCTATTGCTGTTTCGCCTTTCCATTGTTTTCACCTTCTATCTTATCAGTCTAAAAGCCAGTGAGCAAGTAATTGGTTCCTCACTCTTTTCTTCATCGGTGTTTGTCGTATTTCTCAATCTAGACTTCTGAGAAATGAACTGAAGACTACTTATTATCTCTTCATTTAGGCCATGCCAGGTAGACGCTACCTAATGCATTACTTTCTAAAATGGTCTCTGGCTCTGGAAACCATCTGGAAAGTTAAACACTGTTAACAAAAACCTTAAAATACAAGGTGTAATCCTAGATCACTTGCTGCAAAGTTGTCTGTTAGAATCTCACATGAAAGGTTTTATGGAGTAAAGATTTAAAAGGAAGAATATAAACCGTGAGCATTTGCTGATGATTTGGtgattacttaaaaaaaaatttaaatgaaTGTAAGTTTTCATGAGAAAGTTAAAAGATTTTGGAACTTTAGCTGGATTTAAAATGAATACACAGAAAACAAAGGTTTTAACCAAACATTGGATATAAAAGATCAGGAAAAAATTGTCAGGTTTAACaagttttaaaatagaaaaagatATGAAGTGTCACTTTGATGAATTGAAATAGATTACTGTTTCAAAATAACTGAAAActtatagatagatattttaaGACCTATTATGGCGGGATAAGTTACAATTGTCATTATTAGGCCAACTTTctgtgataaaaatgaatgtattgccaaagattttgtttatttttcaaacaATTCCTGTGATAGAAACAGATAAACCATTTAAACAATGGCAAAAGGATATATCTAAATTTGTACAGCAGGGGAAGAAGCCAAGAATTAAATTTAAGGTGTTTCAAGATGCATAAGAATGTGGTGAGCTAGGTGCACATGATCTGAAACTTTAttttgttgcttgttgtttagttTGAATAAAAGACTAGAATTTGTTGAATAACACAAACTTATTGGATGTAGAAGGACATGATTTAAGGTATAGTTGGCATGGTTACATGTGGTATGACAAAATGAAAGAGAATGTGGACTTTTAAATCATTATGTTAGACATGCTTTGTTATGAATATGGGAGATATATTGATCAAACTTATGCCAAAGATGTGGGTATCTGTGCAAGAAGCATTCTATAGAAAAGACACACAAGGCAAGAAGAAATGATTAACCTACCAAGACCTTTTAGAAAATGTACAAGAGTTAAAACAAGAGCACAACTGATTGCAGAGGGTTTTGGTTTTCagtgatatttttatttatagttaGAGCAATATTTAGGTAAGACATTATTTGATTTTGAACTGAGTAAATCAGAATTTGAATTGCAATTGTGTACTACTGATGAACATTTAATTGCTAAGATGTGTAAAATGTTATGAAATGGGAATTGACAGAGGAACACGCTAAAGAATGAATTATTAAGTAAGCACAAAATGTTCGGCACAATATACTGTCAGATCTATGGGGGAAATGTGGAATAAAGGGTGAAAATTGACATTATGTTGCAATTTAAAAGAGAATTTCCATAAAACAATGCACTGATGGTATACAACTCTTGAAAAGCTCTCTAAAATGTTTAAAGAGGTTTCCAAGATTTATTGAAAATTTAATCAACAGGTAGAGtcattttaccatatgtggtggacatgtaattATGTCAAGAAATACTGGATTAAAATCTATAAATTAAGTGAGaaatttttgggggaaagtatccAGTTAAAATTTGAGACTTGGACTGATTGATGTTAATAACTATGGTAGACTGTTGCAATATATGATCACAGGAGCAAGATTGTTCCATGAGCGATTCAACAATACCAAcaacagaaactggatgataaaaatgatggagatGAATAAACTAGCTTGTTTAGTAAAAGAAGAGatattaggaaaaaattgaatgcTTGGAAAAATTTTATTGACATTTTGCATGAAGAAGTAAAAAACTTACcaattttaagttttaaaaactaATTTGAAAAGTGTTTTTGCTCGAGAAAAGAGTCAACACTAAAAAATAAAACCCAAACGGTGATGGCTATCTTATTCTTTGTAGCAGAATGAAGATATATTGGAAGTCAGctacttttctctttcctttttattgACTTTCTTTGCTCTATGTTTCTTtatgctttctctctttttcttagcacattttatattttaattctatACTGATCTTAATTCTGTATTAAAGGAGGGCTTCCTTCAGTAAAGGAGTACCGATTGAACTAAGGAAGACCAAGGAACTCTGGAATAAGGATGGTTCAGCAGTAAAACAGAACTGATTCTCAACTTCTTACAACTATTTGAGATCAAAATGTTGGATATTACAAAACTACATCtttaacaaaatatattttattgtcagGATAATTAATAAGAATAAAGAAATATCAATTATGACTGATGACCAAGGAAAATGCATACCCCCATGATACTAATCACTCACCTGGTCCTTGAATGTGTTGTCTTCTGAATGATCAGTATGGTCTTGGGAAACAGAAGCGGTGTTATGGTTCACAGCAATATTTGGATCCGCCACAGAAAAAACAGGAATGAGAGGGCGGAGAAATCTAAAATCACTGGTCAGCGATCCATTGGTTAAACACACATCATATTGATAATTCCTGGAAAGTGAGCCACTCTGAGAATCGGTACAGTTCTCCGGAATAGCAGGTGGAAAGTGAGGAGGGGCGGCAATAAAACTGCTTCCATGGTCTTTCTTGCACATTTTGATCCCAACAAAGGCAATGATGCAAAGtagaaacacaaaagagacagatGCCAGGCAGATCACCAAGTACATGGTCAGGGTTCCCTCATCTTCAGGTTCCTGATGACGGACATCCACCACCTTCAAGTAAGGATCAGAAAAGCCATCCACCAGAAGAATATTGAGCATTGCAGTGCTGGTCTGAGGAGGGACACCATTGTCTCTGACTGCAATAACAAGCCTCTGTTTGTTGGTGTCTCTCTCAGTGAGTGGTCTCCTGGTTTTCACTTCTCCATTCTGGGCTCCTATGCTGAAAAGACCAGGGTCTGTGGCCTTCAGCAGTTCATAGGAGAGCCAAGAGTTCTGACCAGAATCTCCATCCACAGCCACCACTTTGGTGATCAGGTAGCCAGCCTCCGCCATCTTGGGAAGCAGCTCATTGCAGGGGAATGTGCTGTTCTGAAGGGGATACAGGAAGAAGGGAGTGTTGTCATTTTCATCTGTGATAGTGATGTGAACAATAACATCTGAGCTCAGAGGGGGAGTGCCACTGTCAGTTGCCTTTACTGTGACTTTGAAATCTTTAATTTTCTCATAGTCCAGAGATCGAAGGGCATACATGTTTCCGGTTTCAGAGTTAATAGAGATGTAAGAGGTCAC
Encoded here:
- the LOC132774264 gene encoding protocadherin beta-16-like isoform X9, which codes for MKKDHVQWITPISRRKLISSSDKVFTFASEIETKRIESKRCEPWKTTSRINKFEIPENVPTKTRFPLESARDEDLGENSIQNYTLSPNEYFHLGLESNTDGSKYVDLILEKALDREKEPHLELTLTAVDGGVPQRMGTIQINVNVLDNNDNFPEFTQSEYKAILKENCPRDTLVLRVEARDLDFGSNAQITYSFYRIPEKIHNLFNLNEMTGEITVLGEIDYEKETNYEMTIKATDGGGLSGHCKVLVEVEDMNDNAPEVSVISINSPLPEDSPLETLVVLFSVKDQDSGDNGQTLCSLDMNLPFVLKVTTNNFYQLLIQSALDREKVAEYNVTITAIDRGSPRLTSTRIIHVQISDVNDNAPVFEKSLFEMWIQENNIPGLLIGSVQAVDLDTEQNGKLSYSLLPGNIGGGPVASYISINSETGNMYALRSLDYEKIKDFKVTVKTTDSGNPPMSSDVIVHVIVTDENDNAPFFLYPLQNSTSPCNELLPKMAEAGYLITKVVAVDGDSGQNSWLSFELLKATDPGLFSIGAQNGELKTRRQLTEKDTNKQRLVIAVRDNGVPPQTSTAMLNILLVDGFSDPYLKVVDVRQQDPEDEGTLTMYLVICLASVSFVFLLCIVSFIGIKMCKKDHGSSFIVAPPYFPPAIPENCTDSQSGSLSRNYQYDVCLTNGSLSSEFRFLRPLIPVFSMADPNIAVNNNSSSASQNLPECLDDNKASEQGQASLSEDAAPRSGGPSCTVNQAIGANVNSGQNDWLSYQ